A portion of the Candidatus Pristimantibacillus lignocellulolyticus genome contains these proteins:
- a CDS encoding ribosomal-processing cysteine protease Prp, which yields MITITIVRENDNNRIVSFAVEGHANYAKHGKDIVCAGVSAVSVGTVNAIEALAGVELPVKMKNGWLSSPIPQIADRLVEDKIQLLLESMIVMLDSIAQSYGDHVSVHDRNSNNS from the coding sequence ATGATTACGATCACTATTGTACGAGAAAACGATAACAATCGTATTGTATCTTTTGCTGTTGAAGGACATGCTAATTATGCGAAACATGGTAAAGACATTGTCTGTGCTGGTGTTTCCGCTGTATCGGTTGGTACAGTGAATGCGATCGAAGCGTTAGCGGGAGTCGAGCTTCCTGTCAAGATGAAAAATGGCTGGCTATCTTCTCCTATTCCGCAAATTGCGGATCGATTAGTGGAAGACAAGATTCAGTTATTGCTTGAGTCTATGATTGTGATGCTTGATTCGATCGCTCAATCATATGGTGATCATGTATCGGTACATGATCGCAATTCAAATAATAGTTAA
- the rplU gene encoding 50S ribosomal protein L21, translated as MFAIIVTGGKQYKVQEGDVIYIEKLDGNEGENIVFDQVLAVSGSNGFVAGTPTVSGAKVSGKVEKHGKGQKIIVYKYKAKKNYRRKQGHRQPYTKVTIEKIEA; from the coding sequence ATGTTCGCAATTATCGTAACTGGTGGTAAGCAGTATAAAGTTCAAGAAGGCGATGTAATCTACATCGAAAAACTTGACGGTAACGAGGGAGAAAACATTGTTTTTGACCAAGTTCTAGCTGTATCAGGAAGCAACGGTTTTGTTGCAGGTACTCCAACTGTATCTGGCGCTAAAGTGTCAGGAAAAGTGGAGAAACACGGCAAAGGTCAAAAGATCATTGTTTACAAATACAAAGCGAAAAAGAACTACAGACGCAAGCAAGGTCATCGTCAACCGTACACTAAAGTAACTATCGAAAAAATCGAAGCTTAA